The Veillonellales bacterium genome has a window encoding:
- a CDS encoding sensor histidine kinase, with product MRNVDMKKLDVKALDKIVKNTIKAIEKGKDQIFDIYEAARNEMENVKKDVERAKQETADIIFKVDELVKKERRARLRLVEVSRNFRIYKEEDIRKAYEEANNLQVDLAVTREHEQNLRHQRDDLEIRLKSLKDTVEKAENMVSQVGVAMEYLGNQMGNVVTHIESLQQSQIFGAKIIQAQEEERRRVAREIHDGPAQSMANVVFRAEVCERLVDIDLVRAKTELSDLREQVRSCLKETRKIIFDLRPMTLDDLGLAPTVKRFLDTLKERSGLAVEFRIIGEEKRLESYLEIGLFRIIQEALNNVDKHAAAKNVWLVIEFRSSFISAVVEDDGCGFDNAEHIGNENFGLIGMRERMSSLNGELAIKSEKGKGTKVRIKVPLK from the coding sequence ATGAGAAATGTAGATATGAAGAAATTGGATGTAAAAGCTCTCGATAAAATTGTTAAAAATACGATAAAAGCCATTGAAAAAGGGAAAGATCAGATTTTTGACATTTATGAAGCAGCCCGTAACGAGATGGAGAATGTCAAAAAGGATGTGGAGCGAGCTAAGCAAGAAACGGCGGATATAATTTTCAAGGTTGACGAGTTGGTGAAAAAGGAGCGGCGGGCCCGGCTGCGGTTGGTGGAGGTCAGCCGCAACTTTCGGATATACAAGGAAGAGGATATTCGCAAAGCCTATGAGGAAGCAAACAATCTGCAGGTGGATCTGGCGGTGACCCGGGAACATGAGCAGAACCTGCGACATCAGCGGGACGATTTGGAAATCCGGCTGAAATCATTAAAAGATACGGTCGAAAAAGCGGAGAATATGGTGTCCCAGGTCGGCGTGGCCATGGAATATTTGGGGAACCAGATGGGGAACGTGGTGACCCATATTGAATCGCTGCAGCAGAGTCAGATTTTTGGCGCTAAAATTATTCAGGCCCAGGAGGAAGAACGGCGGCGAGTGGCCCGAGAGATTCATGACGGTCCGGCCCAGTCTATGGCGAATGTGGTTTTCCGGGCTGAAGTTTGCGAGCGGCTGGTTGATATTGATCTAGTGCGAGCCAAGACGGAACTGAGTGATCTGCGGGAACAGGTCCGATCCTGCTTGAAAGAGACCCGCAAGATTATTTTCGACCTTCGGCCGATGACTCTTGATGATCTGGGGCTGGCGCCGACGGTAAAGCGATTTTTGGATACACTGAAGGAACGAAGCGGCCTTGCGGTCGAGTTTCGGATTATCGGCGAAGAGAAGCGGTTGGAATCTTATTTGGAAATCGGACTGTTCCGGATTATTCAGGAAGCATTAAACAATGTGGATAAACACGCTGCTGCCAAAAATGTCTGGCTCGTAATTGAATTTCGTTCCAGCTTTATTTCGGCTGTGGTGGAAGATGACGGATGCGGGTTTGACAATGCTGAGCACATCGGCAATGAAAATTTTGGCTTGATCGGTATGAGAGAACGGATGAGCAGTCTGAACGGTGAATTGGCGATTAAATCCGAAAAAGGCAAGGGTACAAAAGTACGGATCAAGGTGCCGCTGAAATAA